A window from Brucella sp. BE17 encodes these proteins:
- the rpsB gene encoding 30S ribosomal protein S2, protein MALPEFSMRQLLEAGVHFGHQTHRWNPKMAPFIYGARNNIHIMDLSQSVPLLHNALKVVSDTVARGGRVLFVGTKRQASDIIADAATRSAQYFVNARWLGGMMTNWKTISNSIQRLRKLDEILSSDAQGYSKKERLTLEREREKLNRALGGIKDMGSVPDLIFIIDTNKEAIAIQEAKRLGIPVVAVIDSNCDPDQIDYPIPGNDDAARAIALYCDLIARAAIDGIARQQGAMGIDIGAQAETPVEPALEAPAEGA, encoded by the coding sequence ATGGCATTGCCTGAATTCAGCATGCGCCAGCTTCTGGAAGCTGGTGTTCACTTCGGCCACCAGACCCACCGCTGGAACCCGAAGATGGCGCCTTTTATTTATGGCGCTCGCAACAACATTCACATCATGGACCTGTCGCAGAGCGTTCCGCTGCTGCACAACGCGCTGAAGGTTGTCTCTGACACCGTTGCTCGCGGCGGTCGTGTTCTGTTCGTCGGCACCAAGCGTCAGGCTTCGGATATCATCGCCGATGCAGCCACTCGTTCGGCCCAGTATTTCGTCAATGCCCGCTGGCTCGGCGGCATGATGACCAACTGGAAGACGATCTCCAATTCGATTCAGCGTCTGCGTAAGCTCGATGAAATCCTCTCCAGCGATGCGCAGGGTTATTCGAAGAAGGAACGCCTGACTCTGGAACGCGAGCGTGAAAAGCTTAATCGCGCGCTCGGCGGTATCAAGGACATGGGTTCGGTTCCTGATCTTATCTTTATCATCGACACCAACAAGGAAGCTATTGCTATCCAGGAAGCCAAGCGTCTTGGCATTCCGGTTGTTGCTGTAATCGATTCGAACTGCGACCCAGACCAGATCGACTATCCGATCCCGGGCAATGATGACGCTGCACGCGCTATCGCACTTTATTGCGACCTGATTGCACGCGCCGCCATTGACGGTATCGCGCGCCAGCAGGGCGCTATGGGTATCGACATCGGCGCACAGGCCGAAACCCCGGTGGAGCCTGCTCTCGAAGCACCTGCTGAAGGCGCTTAA
- the eipB gene encoding cell envelope integrity protein EipB, with protein sequence MRFFRPAFGIAAAACVWGGLSGVALAASTVSLVPHRAVYDLTLDRADEKSGITGLTGRMVYEFNGSACEGYTTNFRFVTRIDMEEQPQRVTDQQTTTFEGGDGKDFRFVNKTFVDKELIKEVRGDAKLDGGKTIVDITKPKENKIDLRGTQFPTKHMEELIGKAEAGEKFYETTLYDASEDADRVVATTVVVGKAYDASDDESRAMGKLSKDPVWPVTIAYYDDKEQQDGLPIYRINFKLYRNGITRTLNMDYGDFSVNGKLVKLDVFDKSQQNVPCK encoded by the coding sequence ATGCGTTTTTTCAGGCCAGCTTTCGGAATTGCAGCAGCAGCCTGTGTCTGGGGCGGACTTTCGGGCGTCGCACTTGCGGCGTCAACCGTCTCACTGGTGCCGCATCGCGCCGTTTATGACCTGACGCTTGATCGCGCAGACGAAAAATCGGGCATAACCGGGCTGACCGGTCGTATGGTCTATGAATTCAACGGCTCGGCTTGCGAAGGCTATACAACGAATTTTCGTTTTGTGACGCGCATCGACATGGAAGAACAGCCACAGCGCGTGACGGATCAACAGACCACGACCTTTGAAGGTGGCGACGGCAAAGACTTCCGCTTCGTCAACAAGACATTTGTCGACAAGGAACTGATCAAGGAAGTGCGCGGCGATGCGAAGCTTGATGGCGGCAAGACCATTGTCGACATTACCAAGCCCAAAGAAAACAAGATCGATCTGCGCGGCACGCAGTTCCCCACCAAGCATATGGAGGAACTGATCGGCAAGGCGGAGGCGGGCGAGAAATTCTACGAGACAACGCTTTATGATGCATCCGAGGATGCTGACCGCGTGGTTGCAACCACGGTAGTCGTTGGAAAAGCGTACGATGCATCCGATGACGAAAGCCGTGCCATGGGCAAGCTTTCCAAGGATCCTGTGTGGCCGGTGACGATTGCTTATTATGATGACAAGGAACAGCAGGATGGCTTGCCGATCTATCGCATCAATTTCAAACTCTACCGTAACGGCATTACCCGCACCCTGAATATGGACTACGGAGACTTTTCCGTGAATGGAAAGCTGGTAAAGCTTGATGTTTTCGATAAATCTCAACAGAACGTGCCCTGCAAGTAA
- a CDS encoding RidA family protein — protein sequence MTETIESRLNNLGISLPEAAAPAANYVPFAQSDKLLLTSGQLPLENGKLIHTGQIGDALTVSHGQAAARACAINVLAQAKAALGDLARIKRIVKITVFVASTPGFVEQHLVANGASDLFVEVLGDAGKHARSAVGVASLPFNAPVEVEAIIEVA from the coding sequence ATGACCGAAACGATTGAAAGCCGCCTGAATAATCTGGGCATATCCCTGCCGGAAGCAGCAGCCCCTGCTGCCAACTATGTACCCTTCGCGCAATCCGACAAGCTTTTGCTGACCTCAGGCCAATTGCCGCTCGAAAACGGCAAGCTCATTCATACCGGACAGATCGGCGACGCACTCACCGTCTCGCATGGGCAGGCTGCCGCACGCGCCTGCGCGATCAATGTGCTCGCACAGGCAAAGGCCGCATTGGGCGACCTCGCCCGCATCAAGCGCATCGTCAAAATCACCGTTTTTGTTGCCTCCACACCGGGTTTTGTCGAACAACATCTGGTGGCCAATGGTGCATCCGATCTTTTCGTCGAAGTTCTGGGCGATGCTGGCAAGCATGCACGTTCCGCTGTCGGCGTGGCGAGCCTGCCGTTCAACGCACCGGTCGAAGTGGAAGCGATCATCGAGGTTGCCTGA
- a CDS encoding glycerophosphodiester phosphodiesterase, protein MAAIDWLKKRPIAHRGLHDGNKICWENTLSAFDAAIAQDFAIECDVHLTKDRQVVVFHDHDLQRLTGREGRMSNLKLAEATTLSIGGTADKVPTLRQMLDLVAGRVPIVIELKGIEGRDDGLVVAVANALATYKGEVAIMSFDHHLIRRFTSDAPGIAGGLTAEGTSDKDMEAHFSMLAHGISFVSYNVHHLPNRFVGFVQQKLQMPVISWTVRDKEMQRHSDLNVDQITFEGFDPRSKTA, encoded by the coding sequence ATGGCCGCAATTGACTGGCTCAAAAAACGCCCGATTGCCCATCGCGGGCTGCACGACGGCAACAAAATTTGCTGGGAAAACACGCTTTCAGCTTTTGATGCGGCAATTGCTCAGGATTTCGCCATCGAATGCGATGTGCATCTGACGAAAGACAGGCAAGTGGTCGTCTTTCACGATCACGACCTCCAGCGTCTCACGGGGCGCGAAGGCCGTATGAGTAATCTGAAGCTGGCAGAAGCCACAACCCTTTCAATTGGCGGCACCGCAGATAAGGTGCCGACTTTGCGTCAAATGCTCGATCTGGTAGCTGGCCGCGTTCCTATCGTTATAGAACTCAAAGGGATCGAAGGTCGCGACGACGGGCTGGTTGTAGCGGTCGCCAACGCGCTTGCGACCTATAAGGGCGAAGTCGCCATCATGTCGTTCGATCATCACCTGATCCGGCGTTTTACCAGCGATGCGCCGGGCATCGCTGGTGGCCTTACGGCAGAAGGCACCAGTGACAAGGATATGGAAGCGCATTTTTCCATGCTCGCGCATGGCATTTCATTCGTATCCTATAATGTGCATCATCTGCCGAACCGCTTTGTCGGTTTTGTGCAGCAAAAACTGCAAATGCCGGTAATCAGCTGGACGGTGCGCGATAAAGAGATGCAAAGGCACAGCGATCTCAATGTGGATCAGATCACCTTCGAGGGTTTTGATCCGCGCAGCAAGACGGCCTGA
- a CDS encoding GNAT family N-acetyltransferase translates to MSDENREEEQGFILRVVESIGDFSESQWSELAGTSRQDSAYNPFITHAFLSALEESGSVSRQSGWLPQHLRLEDKHGNLVGAVPNYLKSHSQGEYVFDHGWADAFERAGGRYYPKFQAAIPFTPATGPRLLNHIDFDPQAVRLALASGLRQLTDQSHISSAHVTFALPDEIPAFEKVGFLHRTDQQFHFINNGFSSYDDFLNELVSRKRKALRKERREALSDGIEIDWLTGKSLTEAAWDDFFTFYMETGSRKWGRPYLNRKFYSLISESMAENILLVMARREGRYIAGAINFIGGDRLFGRHWGCIEDHPFLHFEVCYHQAIEFAIDRGLKVVEAGAQGEHKLARGYVPVTTHSAHYIAHEGFRKAVRDYLEHERREVEQIQDALEEHIPFRHQ, encoded by the coding sequence GTGAGCGACGAAAATCGGGAAGAGGAACAGGGTTTCATTCTCCGCGTCGTCGAAAGCATCGGCGACTTTTCGGAAAGCCAATGGAGCGAGCTTGCCGGGACATCCCGGCAGGATAGCGCCTACAATCCCTTTATCACGCACGCCTTCCTGTCCGCATTGGAAGAATCCGGCTCTGTGTCGCGCCAGTCAGGTTGGCTGCCGCAACATCTGCGCCTTGAAGACAAGCACGGTAATCTGGTAGGCGCTGTTCCCAATTATCTCAAAAGTCACAGTCAGGGCGAATATGTTTTCGACCATGGGTGGGCCGATGCTTTCGAGCGCGCAGGCGGACGTTATTACCCTAAATTTCAGGCCGCAATACCGTTCACACCGGCCACTGGTCCACGCCTCTTGAACCATATCGACTTTGATCCGCAGGCCGTACGGCTGGCACTCGCCAGCGGCCTCAGGCAATTGACCGATCAGAGCCATATTTCATCCGCCCATGTGACTTTTGCTTTACCAGATGAAATTCCAGCTTTTGAGAAAGTGGGATTTTTACACAGAACAGATCAACAGTTTCACTTTATAAACAATGGCTTTTCATCATATGATGACTTTTTGAACGAACTTGTCTCGCGCAAACGCAAGGCGCTTAGAAAAGAGCGCCGCGAAGCGCTTTCGGACGGCATAGAAATCGACTGGCTAACCGGCAAGAGCCTGACTGAAGCCGCATGGGATGACTTCTTCACCTTCTACATGGAAACAGGCAGCCGCAAATGGGGTCGCCCCTACCTTAACCGAAAATTCTATTCGCTGATCAGCGAAAGCATGGCCGAAAATATTCTGCTGGTCATGGCGCGGCGCGAAGGCCGCTATATTGCCGGTGCCATTAATTTCATCGGCGGCGATAGGCTTTTCGGGCGCCATTGGGGCTGTATCGAAGACCACCCATTCCTGCATTTCGAGGTCTGCTATCATCAGGCGATCGAATTTGCGATTGATCGGGGGTTGAAGGTCGTGGAAGCCGGTGCGCAAGGCGAGCACAAACTGGCGCGTGGTTATGTGCCGGTTACCACCCATTCAGCCCATTACATCGCGCATGAAGGGTTTCGCAAGGCGGTGCGCGACTATCTCGAGCATGAGCGCCGCGAGGTCGAGCAGATACAGGACGCGTTGGAAGAACACATACCTTTCAGACATCAATAA
- a CDS encoding HIT family protein: MSATYDDNNIFAKILRGEIPSTHVYENDHVIAFMDVMPQGKGHTLVVPKAPSRNLLDAEPEVLAETIQAVQKIAQAVKKAFSADGVTIMQFNEAPAGQSVFHLHFHVIPRFEGVALQPHSGQMEDAAILESNAQKIRAEL, encoded by the coding sequence ATGTCCGCCACCTATGACGACAACAATATTTTTGCAAAAATCCTGCGCGGCGAGATTCCCTCGACACATGTTTACGAGAACGACCACGTCATCGCCTTCATGGATGTGATGCCGCAGGGCAAAGGACACACGCTCGTCGTACCCAAAGCGCCATCGCGTAACCTGCTCGATGCGGAACCGGAGGTATTGGCCGAAACTATTCAGGCCGTGCAGAAGATCGCGCAGGCCGTGAAGAAGGCTTTTAGTGCAGATGGCGTCACCATCATGCAGTTCAATGAAGCACCCGCCGGCCAGAGCGTTTTTCATCTACATTTCCATGTCATTCCTCGTTTTGAAGGTGTGGCGCTACAGCCCCATAGCGGACAGATGGAAGACGCTGCTATTCTTGAATCAAATGCGCAGAAGATTCGCGCAGAACTTTGA
- a CDS encoding AzlD domain-containing protein — translation MMWTSFSDWWWPFVFILLAGALPTYFFRVMGVVVGARVREDSQALVLVRCIATALVAGVIAQLILYPNGALADSPLWLRVGSASAGFAAYLVAGKRLIVGILVAEILLVSGLLYL, via the coding sequence ATGATGTGGACCAGCTTTTCCGACTGGTGGTGGCCGTTCGTCTTTATTCTGTTGGCAGGCGCGCTGCCCACCTATTTCTTCCGCGTCATGGGCGTGGTGGTCGGTGCGCGGGTGCGCGAGGATTCGCAAGCTCTGGTGCTGGTGCGTTGCATTGCAACCGCGCTGGTAGCAGGTGTCATTGCCCAGCTTATTCTTTATCCCAACGGGGCACTGGCCGATTCACCGCTCTGGTTGCGAGTGGGGTCGGCCAGTGCGGGATTTGCCGCCTATCTGGTTGCCGGAAAGCGCCTGATTGTTGGCATTCTGGTCGCGGAAATCCTGCTGGTATCTGGTCTTCTCTATCTTTGA
- a CDS encoding AzlC family ABC transporter permease, with protein MSSFVGFAGLAIESGISVWQAVFMTLTIWALPAKVVLIGAISAGVSIPAAALAVGLSSVRLMPMVVSLLPELKGPNTRKWTLAALCHFVAVTAWVMAMEELNKIPRDMRTSYFFGVGSVLVLTNALVVVVVYFLSGSFPPVVFAALFMLTPMYFLTSLWRSARERAGQIAMVSGLLLFPLFHFLAPGYDLLMTGIVGGLLAFGYHRRGNGAKEKTT; from the coding sequence ATGAGTTCCTTTGTCGGATTTGCAGGACTCGCTATTGAAAGCGGTATTTCGGTGTGGCAAGCCGTGTTCATGACACTGACCATCTGGGCTCTGCCGGCCAAGGTGGTGCTGATCGGCGCCATCAGTGCCGGGGTGTCGATCCCCGCAGCAGCTCTTGCTGTGGGGCTGTCATCGGTGCGCCTCATGCCGATGGTCGTGTCGCTCCTACCTGAACTCAAAGGCCCAAATACGCGCAAGTGGACGCTCGCGGCTCTTTGCCATTTCGTTGCGGTGACCGCATGGGTGATGGCGATGGAGGAGTTGAATAAAATTCCGCGCGATATGCGTACCAGCTATTTCTTCGGGGTCGGAAGCGTTCTGGTCTTAACCAATGCGCTGGTAGTGGTCGTCGTCTATTTTCTTTCGGGGTCATTCCCGCCGGTGGTTTTTGCTGCGCTTTTCATGCTGACGCCGATGTATTTTTTAACCTCGCTCTGGCGCTCGGCCCGCGAACGGGCAGGACAGATCGCTATGGTGTCCGGCCTGCTGTTGTTCCCGCTGTTTCATTTTCTTGCCCCCGGCTATGATCTTTTGATGACCGGCATTGTCGGCGGTTTGCTTGCCTTTGGCTATCATCGTCGGGGCAATGGCGCGAAGGAGAAGACGACATGA